Proteins from one Mustela erminea isolate mMusErm1 chromosome 20, mMusErm1.Pri, whole genome shotgun sequence genomic window:
- the LOC116581009 gene encoding olfactory receptor 2C1 has translation MADSNYSFSEGFILMGVSDHPQLEIIFFIVILFSYLLTLLGNSTIILLSCLDARLHTPMYFFLSNLSSLDLAFTTSSVPQMLINLWGPDKTISYGGCVTQLYVFLWLGATECILLVVMAWDRYVAVCRPLHYTTVMNPRLCWLLAAIAWLGGLSNSLIQSTFTLQLPLCGHRKVDSFLCEVPAMIKLACGDTSLNEAVLNGVCTFFTAVPLSVILISYCYIAQAVLKIRSAEGQRKAFNTCLSHLVVVLLFYGSAIYGYLLPAKTSSQDQGKFISLFYSVVTPMVNPLIYTLRNKEVKGALRRLLGKGRELG, from the coding sequence ATGGCAGATTCCAACTACAGCTTCTCGGAGGGCTTCATTCTGATGGGCGTATCTGACCATCCTCAGCTGGAGATAATCTTTTTCATAGTCATTCTCTTCTCTTACTTGCTGACCTTGCTTGGGAACTCAACCATTATCCTACTTTCCTGCCTGGATGCCCGGCTCCACactcccatgtacttcttcctcagcaACCTCTCGTCCCTAGACCTTGCTTTTACTACTAGCTCAGTCCCCCAAATGCTGATCAACTTATGGGGACCAGACAAGACCATAAGCTATGGAGGCTGTGTGACCCAACTCTACGTTTTCCTGTGGCTGGGGGCTACCGAGTGCATTCTGCTTGTGGTGATGGCATGGGACCGCTATGTGGCAGTTTGCCGGCCTCTGCACTATACCACCGTGATGAACCCTCGGCTGTGCTGGCTGTTGGCTGCCATTGCATGGTTGGGTGGCTTGAGCAACTCTCTGATCCAGTCGACGTTCACTCTGCAGCTCCCATTATGTGGGCACCGGAAGGTGGACAGCTTCCTGTGTGAGGTGCCTGCCATGATCAAACTGGCCTGTGGAGACACGAGTCTCAATGAGGCTGTGCTCAATGGTGTCTGCACCTTCTTCACTGCTGTCCCTCTGAGCGTCATCCTGATCTCCTACTGCTACATAGCTCAAGCAGTGCTGAAGATCCGCTCGgcggagggacagagaaaggccTTTAATACGTGCCTCTCCCACCTGGTGGTGGTGTTACTCTTCTATGGCTCAGCTATCTATGGCTATCTCCTTCCGGCTAAGACCAGCAGCCAGGATCAGGGCAAATTCATTTCCCTCTTCTACTCTGTGGTCACACCAATGGTGAACCCTCTCATCTACACTCTAAGAAACAAGGAGGTAAAGGGAGCACTAAGGAGGCTGCTGGGAAAGGGACGAGAACTTGGCTGA